A genomic segment from Clarias gariepinus isolate MV-2021 ecotype Netherlands chromosome 11, CGAR_prim_01v2, whole genome shotgun sequence encodes:
- the tmem160 gene encoding transmembrane protein 160: MASLSWWSVRMYRRVSPLCSAVMRLTVPRCALLSPGRRIHRAPSRWQTEKGVWGKTRAVEQQHLTELDKADALMLRKSHETGFLSWFRNGLLATGIGVIAFVQSDVGREAGYAFFILGGVCVSFGGASYIASLLSLRRLMLLSLPSVLLHTAVVSSAALFWLCAVSLYIGRLEVEIIHEEDEEDEGGDDGGECTECKARRDQRHASDRGQEK; this comes from the exons ATGGCGTCTCTGAGCTGGTGGTCGGTGCGGATGTACCGGAGAGTGTCTCCGCTGTGTAGCGCCGTGATGAGGCTCACGGTGCCGCGTTGCGCCCTGCTGAGTCCCGGGCGGCGGATCCATAGAGCGCCGAGCCGCTGGCAGACGGAGAAAGGAGTGTGGGGGAAAACACGGGCTGTGGAGCAACAACACCTGACCGAGCTGGACAAGGCGGATGCGCTG ATGCTGAGAAAGTCACATGAAACAG gaTTCCTCTCATGGTTCAGAAATGGCTTGCTTGCTACTGGGATTGGAGTTATTGCTTTTGTACAGAGTGATGTAGGAAGAGAAGCAGGATATG cttttttcatCCTGGGTGGAGTGTGCGTGTCATTTGGCGGAGCGTCCTACATAGCAAGTTTGCTGTCTCTGAGGAGACTCATGCTGCTCTCTCTGCCTTCTGTGCTGCTGCACACAGCCGTGGTGTCCAGCGCTGCCCTCTTCTGGCTGTGTGCCGTCTCTCTCTACATTGGCCGCCTTGAAGTAGAAATTATCCAtgaggaggacgaggaggatGAAGGAGGTGACGATGGAGGAGAGTGTACAGAGTGTAAAGCTCGGCGAGACCAACGCCACGCGAGTGATAGAGGCCAGGAGAAGTAA